CCAAATGAATGGCGGTTTGGGCGATAGCATCGCACAATTATTAGCTCGGAAAAATCCGGCACCGATGGAAATGGTTGCTGTGAAAGATTCGTTTGGAGAAAGCGGAACGCCCGATGAATTGATGACTAAATACGGTTTGGATACCATTGACATTGTGAATGCAGCTCAAAAAGTGCACTCGAAAAAATAATTTTTCGAAGCCTTATTTTTGCATGTAAAAAACAATTGACTACCTCTGTAAAATGCAAGAATACAGCGATAAAGAACTATTAGATAAATTCAAAAATTCCGATTTAGCGGAAAGGAATTTTGCATTTAATCTTATCGTACGCAAGTATCAAAAAAAAATATATTGGCACATTCGCAAAATCCTTATCGACCACGACGATAGCAACGATGTTACCCAAAATGTATTTATCAAAGTGTGGAAAAATTTAGATGGTTTTAAGGAAGATTCTCAATTATACACTTGGCTGTATCGCATTGCTACCAATGAATCACTGACTTTTTTAAAACAAAAAAAGCGCAAAAATCTCGTTCCTTTTTCGGATGTAGAATATTCTTTGTCCAACTCTTTGCAAAGCGATCAATACATGAAAGGCGATGAAATTCAGTTGAAATTGCAAAATGCGATTTTAACGCTTCCAAACAAACAACGCATCGTTTTTAATATGAAATATTTTGACAATATAAAGTACGAAGAAATGTCTAAAATCCTTGATACATCTGTCGGCGCGTTGAAAGCATCATATCATCATGCTGTAAA
This genomic window from Bacteroidia bacterium contains:
- a CDS encoding sigma-70 family RNA polymerase sigma factor: MQEYSDKELLDKFKNSDLAERNFAFNLIVRKYQKKIYWHIRKILIDHDDSNDVTQNVFIKVWKNLDGFKEDSQLYTWLYRIATNESLTFLKQKKRKNLVPFSDVEYSLSNSLQSDQYMKGDEIQLKLQNAILTLPNKQRIVFNMKYFDNIKYEEMSKILDTSVGALKASYHHAVKKIENIIKNG